The Pectobacterium sp. A5351 genome contains the following window.
CAGACATAACCCGGTGTCCTTCTCATACCGCTTGCTCAGGCAACTGGCGATAGCAGCAACATGAGTGAAAGCGGTGTTAATCAAACAGGGAGTATTTTATACCCGTATAAATGCTCATATTGTACCCGTATTTTTCCCTCACTATAGTGTTCTCAGACCGACGTCTTCTTTAGTGGCTGGCGCGCCGCCGTTTACCCCAGATAAAACAAGATCAATTCAGATAGAGCGAGAGCAATGATGGAAGAAAAGCAGAACCATAATCATCGCGTCGAACATCAGTTCGGCTCACAAGCACAGAATTACCTGACCAGCGCAGTGCATGCACAGGGCAAAGATTTAACCCAACTGGCCGCGTTATTAGCGCCCTTCCCGCAGGCGCGCGTGATCGACGTCGGCTGTGGTGCCGGACACGCCAGCTTCGTTGCCGCACAGGCCGTCGCGGAGGTTGTTGCCTACGACCTGTCTTCTCAAATGCTGGAGGTAGTCAGTCAGGCTGCCGAGCAAAAAGGGCTGAATAACATCCGCGCTCAACAAGGCGTAGCCGAGTCTTTACCGTTCGAAGATAGCAGCGCTGATATCATCATCAGCCGTTATTCTGCGCACCACTGGCATGATGTCGGACAGGCATTACGTGAAATGCGGCGCGTCCTGAAACCGGGCGGTCGCGTGATCATGATGGATGTCGTTTCGCCCGGCCATCCGCTGCTGGACAGCTATTTGCAGACGGTAGAGAAGTTGCGCGACACTTCACACGTGCGTAATTACGCACCAGGAGAATGGCTGAGTCTGTTTACGGAAGCCGGGTTTATCGTGCGTAACGTCACCAGCGACAGGCTGACGCTGGAGTTCAGCAGTTGGATCGCCCGTATGCGCACGCCAGAACATTTCACAGTGGCGATTCGTGAACTGCAAAAAACGCTGGCGGACGAAGTGATACAGCATTTTGAGGTACAGGCGGACGGTTCCTTTGTCACCGACATTATGATGATAGAAGCCACCCGCGCCTGACCCGCGTTCTCCTACCATTAATAACCTCACACTGAGCAGCTCGTATCCATTCGGGCTGTTTTTTGTAAATGTTATTTTTTAGCGCTTTTCAACGCTTGATTAATATGAAACCAATGATAATGTGATTTCGTTTTCGTCGTTATCTATTCGCCGACGAAATAGATACCGATAACGGCTGTCCCAACGCTTTCGCTAAAACACCTGTAGCGCGACGCGGATGCCGCGTGTAGCAGGCAATTTTATTATCAGGAACCATAATGCAAAAAATCGCGCTGTCGTTTGCGATGTTGTTTTTTTTGCCTTCTCTTGTTATTACCAGCGCCGCCAGCGAGACCACACCGCCGCTCGCGCCGATAGCAAAAGAATTAAAACAGCAATTATTAGGCTCTCCGATCTATATTCAGATCTTTAAAGAAGAGCGAATATTCGAACTCTATGCGAAAGTCGGTAACGAATACCGTTTATTGGACCAATACCCAATCTGTAAATATTCGGGCGGGTTAGGGCCAAAACGCGTTGAAGGCGATTTAAAAAGTCCGGAAGGTTTCTATCAGGTCGATCTGCGTCAGTTAAAACCAGACAGCCAATATTACCGCGCAATCAATATCGGTTTCCCCAACGAGTATGATAAATCACAGGGGTATTCCGGCCGCTATTTGATGATCCACGGCGAATGTGTGTCGGTTGGCTGCTATGCCATGACCAACACCTACATGGATGAGATTTATCGCTATGCCGAAACCGCGTTACGCAACGGACAGGCGAAGATTGATATTGCCATCTACCCGTTCCGTATGACGGAACAGAACATGCAACGCCACCGTAATTCCATCTACGCCAGCTTCTGGAAACAGCTTCAGCCGGGGTATGCCTATTTTAATCAGCACAATCAGCCACCGGCCGTTACGGTGTTTAACGGGCAATACGTCGTTAACCCACCGTTGATGACCAGCCAGCCGACCTTAAAGTACGCGCTCGCCGAAACAAAATAGAACGAATTCACCTGGCATGATCTGATGCCAGGTTTCGTTGCCCGTTAGCGGCTGCGTCGCCAGTACCGTGACGACATCATTGGGTGTCGTCTGCTGCTGGAAATCAATCTCCACATCCTGATCCAACAGCGTCGCTTTACCAAACGGCGCGCGACGGGTGATCCAGTAGAGTTTGGTTGAGCAATACCCCATCACAAAGCGCCCGTCCGACAGCAGCATGTTAAACACACCTTTCTCCCGCAGGACATCCGACTGTTTGGCGATATAACGGAATACCGCAGGCCAGTTACCCGGCGTGCGCGGGTAGCGTTCGGACAATTGGGAGAGCAGCCAGCAGAAAGCAAATTCGCTGTCCGTTTGGCCCACGGGGCGAAACATCCCCGTTTTCAGGGTGTTGTAACCCTTCAGTTGCCCGTTATGGGCGAACGTCCAGTTCCGCCCCCACAATTCGCGGGTAAAGGGATGGGTATTTTCCAGCGACACCGCACCGCGATTCGCCTGGCGGATATGTGAAACCACCGCACACGATTTGATCGGATAATCCTGCACCAGCCGGGCAATCGGCGAATTATAGCTTGGCAGCGGATCTTTGAACGTACGACAGCCGTTCCCTTCATAGAAGGTGATTCCCCAGCCATCCCGGTGCGGACCGGTGTTTCCACCGCGTTGTATCAGCCCGGTAAAGCTAAAGCAGATATCCGTCGGTACATTCGCGCTCATCCCCAGCAGTTCACACATCTGACTTTCTACCCTTCCCTTCTTGCCCTTTTAGAGCGTATTAAGCGGCTTACTGATCCGCCATCTCTTTTTCAATCAGTTGAATCAGGATGTGAATCGCTTTGATATGGATTTCCTGAATACGGTCGGCATAGCCAAAGTGCGGAACACGGATTTCCACGTCAGCAGAACCCGCCATTTTGCCGCCGTCTTTCCCGGTCAGCGTAATGACTTTCATGCCTTTCGCTTTTGCTGCGGCAATCGCTTTAATAATGTTGCCGGAGTTACCAGACGTGGAAATCCCCAGCAGCACATCGCCTTCACGCCCCAGTGACTCGACATAGCGAGAGAAGACAAAATCATAGCCAAAGTCATTGCTGACGCAGGATAGATGGCTCGGATCGGAAATCGCAATGGCCGGATAGCCAGGACGGTTTTCGCGATAGCGACCCGTCAGCTCTTCAGCAAAGTGCATGGCATCACAGTGTGAACCACCGTTACCACAGGAAATCACTTTACCACCCGCTTTGAAAGCGTTAGCCAACAGCACCGCAGCGTTTTGGATCGACTGAATGTTCGCATCATCACTCAAGAAATTATTCAGTGTTTCTGCCGCTTCTTTCAGTTCACTACGGATTAAATCCTGATACATGGAATCCTCTCATTTTGTCTGGTGACAGTATCATCTTCTGCCATGCAGTGTAGCGGATCGTACTAACAGCGAGAAGCGCGTAATCACGGGATCGAGAGGATCGCTGACGTCCGTCAGAAAACGCACGACTGCCGTTCGGTTTGTGAAGTGAGTTGTAATTATGATGTAAACGGATTGATAAAAATAATCAGATAAACTACAACGAATACAAGCAACAGGTCAGACCTCTTACGACATGACCTATTACGCCTTATTTCACTGATGAAAACGGTTCTCGCTTTCCCCGTCACACAACGCTCGGGGAAGAATGAAAACCCTCCATTCGATCACAATGCTGGAGACACGTTATGGTTGCTGTCAGTATTCTCCTCCTACTGATTATCATCGGCGCGATGTTTTATCATCGGCTCAGCCTGCTGCTCGGCAGCGCTATCCTGCTGGCCTACTTTGCAGCCATGTCCGCCATGTTGCTGTGGCCTGTCTGGCTGATGATTCCGCTCGTGATTCTGCTGATTCCGATTACGGTTCCCTCTCTGCGCCAAAAGCTGGTTTCCGCTTCCACGCTGCGCATGTTCCAGAAAGTCATGCCGCCGATGTCGAACACGGAAAAAGAGGCGATCGACGCCGGGACAACCTGGTGGGAAGGCGACCTGTTTCGCGGCGCGCCGGACTGGAAAAAGCTGCATAACTACCCGCGTCCGCAGTTGACCGCCGAAGAGCAGGCATTTATCGATGGGCCGGTTGCTGAAGCCTGCCGGATGGCAAACGACTTTGAAATCACCCATGAACGCGCCGATATCCCGCCAGAACTGTGGGAGTTTTTAAAAGAGCATCGCTTCTTCGCCATGATCATCAAGAAGCAATACGGCGGGCTGGAATTCTCGGCTTACGCACAGGCGCAGGTGCTGCAAAAACTGGCTGGCGTCTCCAGTATTGTAGCAATCACCGTCGGCGTGCCTAACTCACTCGGCCCCGGCGAATTGCTACAACACTACGGTACGGACGCGCAAAAAGATCACTACCTGCCACGCTTAGCGCGCGGTCAGGAAGTACCCTGCTTTGCACTGACCAGCCCGGAAGCGGGTTCGGATGCAGGTTCGATTCCCGATACCGGTATTGTCTGCTACGGCAACTGGCACGGCGAACAGGTCGTGGGTATGCGCCTGACCTGGAATAAACGCTATATCACACTCGCGCCGGTCGCTACCGTGCTGGGGTTAGCCTTTAAGCTGTACGATCCCGATCATCTGTTAGGCGATGAAGACGACGTAGGCATTACCTGTGCGTTGATTCCGACGGATACCGACGGCGTTAAAATCGGCCGCCGCCATTTCCCGCTGAACGTTCCGTTCCAAAATGGGCCAACGCAGGGTGAGAACATTTTTGTCCCGCTGGACTACATCATCGGCGGTGCGAAGATGGCGGGTCAGGGCTGGCGTATGCTGATGGAGTGTCTGTCAGTCGGGCGCGGCATTACGCTGCCGTCCAACTCCACCGGTGGGCTGAAATCGATTGCTCTCGGCATCGGTGCTTACGCGCACATTCGCCGCCAGTTTAAGATCTCCATCGGTAAGATGGAAGGTATCGAAGAGCCGCTGGCACGCATTGCGGGTAACGCTTATGTGATGGACGCCGCCGCAAC
Protein-coding sequences here:
- a CDS encoding class II glutamine amidotransferase — protein: MCELLGMSANVPTDICFSFTGLIQRGGNTGPHRDGWGITFYEGNGCRTFKDPLPSYNSPIARLVQDYPIKSCAVVSHIRQANRGAVSLENTHPFTRELWGRNWTFAHNGQLKGYNTLKTGMFRPVGQTDSEFAFCWLLSQLSERYPRTPGNWPAVFRYIAKQSDVLREKGVFNMLLSDGRFVMGYCSTKLYWITRRAPFGKATLLDQDVEIDFQQQTTPNDVVTVLATQPLTGNETWHQIMPGEFVLFCFGERVL
- the dpaA gene encoding peptidoglycan meso-diaminopimelic acid protein amidase, producing the protein MQKIALSFAMLFFLPSLVITSAASETTPPLAPIAKELKQQLLGSPIYIQIFKEERIFELYAKVGNEYRLLDQYPICKYSGGLGPKRVEGDLKSPEGFYQVDLRQLKPDSQYYRAINIGFPNEYDKSQGYSGRYLMIHGECVSVGCYAMTNTYMDEIYRYAETALRNGQAKIDIAIYPFRMTEQNMQRHRNSIYASFWKQLQPGYAYFNQHNQPPAVTVFNGQYVVNPPLMTSQPTLKYALAETK
- the fadE gene encoding acyl-CoA dehydrogenase FadE, with amino-acid sequence MVAVSILLLLIIIGAMFYHRLSLLLGSAILLAYFAAMSAMLLWPVWLMIPLVILLIPITVPSLRQKLVSASTLRMFQKVMPPMSNTEKEAIDAGTTWWEGDLFRGAPDWKKLHNYPRPQLTAEEQAFIDGPVAEACRMANDFEITHERADIPPELWEFLKEHRFFAMIIKKQYGGLEFSAYAQAQVLQKLAGVSSIVAITVGVPNSLGPGELLQHYGTDAQKDHYLPRLARGQEVPCFALTSPEAGSDAGSIPDTGIVCYGNWHGEQVVGMRLTWNKRYITLAPVATVLGLAFKLYDPDHLLGDEDDVGITCALIPTDTDGVKIGRRHFPLNVPFQNGPTQGENIFVPLDYIIGGAKMAGQGWRMLMECLSVGRGITLPSNSTGGLKSIALGIGAYAHIRRQFKISIGKMEGIEEPLARIAGNAYVMDAAATLITSGIMQGEKPAVLSAIVKYHCTHRGQRSVMDAMDIAGGKGICLGPTNFLARSYQGAPIAITVEGANILTRSMIIFGQGAIRCHPYVLEEMAAAQENDVSRFDRALVGHIGHVGSNKVRSFWLGLTNGRLSRAPVNDKTRHYYQQLNRLSANLALLADVSMAVLGGSLKRRERISARLGDILSQLYLASATLKRYEDEGRQKADLPLVHWGVQDSLHQAEQALDDLLRNFPNRVVAGLLTVIIFPLGLRCPAPSDRLDHEVAKILQTPSETRNRLGRGQYLVASEHNPVGLLEEALLDIIAAEPIYQRLAKASNKPLPFMRLDQLAEQALVEGQITAEEAAILTKAEASRLRSINVDDFAFDALAANKPKPVSQSERKTEAA
- the lpcA gene encoding D-sedoheptulose 7-phosphate isomerase, whose amino-acid sequence is MYQDLIRSELKEAAETLNNFLSDDANIQSIQNAAVLLANAFKAGGKVISCGNGGSHCDAMHFAEELTGRYRENRPGYPAIAISDPSHLSCVSNDFGYDFVFSRYVESLGREGDVLLGISTSGNSGNIIKAIAAAKAKGMKVITLTGKDGGKMAGSADVEIRVPHFGYADRIQEIHIKAIHILIQLIEKEMADQ
- a CDS encoding class I SAM-dependent methyltransferase, with the translated sequence MEEKQNHNHRVEHQFGSQAQNYLTSAVHAQGKDLTQLAALLAPFPQARVIDVGCGAGHASFVAAQAVAEVVAYDLSSQMLEVVSQAAEQKGLNNIRAQQGVAESLPFEDSSADIIISRYSAHHWHDVGQALREMRRVLKPGGRVIMMDVVSPGHPLLDSYLQTVEKLRDTSHVRNYAPGEWLSLFTEAGFIVRNVTSDRLTLEFSSWIARMRTPEHFTVAIRELQKTLADEVIQHFEVQADGSFVTDIMMIEATRA